GCACAGCCGGTCATGGGGAACATGCCCTTGAAAGACCGTGTGAGCCGGCGTCTGGAACACCGCAGCGGCGTGACCCATGAGCACGTTGGCCCTCTGCGCGTGTGGTTCCATCCCATCCAGCGTGCCACACCGAACTCGCCAGGGTACCCGACACGCGGCACCATGGACGCGGCACAGTGGCCCCCTGGTAGTTCCACCCAGCGGTGCGGGCAAGCCGCAGACCGGAGTCCCCGGCCCAGTGTCCGTGTGCACGGATTCACCCCGCCAAGCGGGAATGAACGGGGCGGTTCAGCCCTCCCCGAAGCCACCTTCCGAAGAGGAAGTCGGGGTGCATCGGTCGGGCCCCTGGGCGTCCGACCGGACGGGGTCGGCCGCCGTCGGTTTCAGTCCCCGCTGCCAGAGGTCGAAGTGATAGAGGGCGGCCACCACCACGCAGTGTCGGATCCGTCCGGAGGCAACCAGGCGGGGCAGCTCATCCATCGGCATCAACCGGGTGACGATGTCTTCCCCCTGATCGAACTGAACGGGGTGGGTGCACCGGCAATCTTCCACCAGCACGGTGTAGGTACGGTTGCTCTGGATGGCCGGATTGGGCAGGACCTCGCCGATCAGTCGGGCACGCACCCCGGTGTAGCCGGTTTCCTCGCGCAGTTCACGCACGGCGGTCTGCACCGGGTCGGTCTCGCCGGGATCCATCAGCCCACCCGGGATTTCCAGTTCCACACTGTCCGTCCCGTGTCGGTACTGCTCCACCAGCACGACCTGTCGGTCCGGGGTCAACGCCACCACGTTCACCCAGTCCACCGAGTCCATCACGTAGAATTCGTGGGTCCGGCCGGTTCGAGGCGAACGCTTCAGGTCCTTGCGCAGGCGAAACACCTTGAAGTCGCCCAGCGGGATGCTCTGCAGTCTTGTCCAGGGTCGAATCATGGTGGATTCAAGGCCGTGTGCCAGTTCGTGAGCCCGGTGCAGCCCGGCCCGACCGGTTCAAACGCCCGGGCGCCCGGCGTCGGATCCGTCCGAACGGGCCCGGGCAAACAACCGCAGCAGGTGGGCCAGTGCTTCCTCCCTGGACCGGCCCTTGGCCCGCGCCAGTTGCTCGGCCCGGCGCAACACATGACGGCTCATCTCCAACGATCGGTCCGCCGGGCAACCCAGGCTCTCCAACAGTCGCGCCACCGCAGCCAGCTCGGCCTCAGCATCAGACCCGGTCATGAGTGCGGGGGCCGGCCGGTACCCGGCTCAGCGGGCCTCGGCCGGTACGATACGGATGCTTTCCACGTGGATGCGCCGAATGGGGCAATCCCGTTCGTCCGTGGGTGTCCGGGCGATGCGGTCCAGCACATCCTCACCCTCCACCAGGCGGCCGAAGGCGGTGTACTTGCCATCCAGAAAACGTGCGTCGCCATGGCAGATGAAGAACTGGCTGCCGGCCGAGTCGGGATCCTGCGCGCGGGCCATGGACAACACACCGCGCACATGGGGACGGTCGTTGAACTCGGCCGGAACCCGGTAGGCCGGTCCGCCCGTGCCCCAGCGGGCTTTTTGCGATTCATCCCGGGTCAGCGGGTCACCACCCTGGATCACAAACCCGGCAATGACCCGGTGAAAGCAGGTCCCGTCGTAAAAGCCTTCCCGGGCCAGCTTCTTGAAATTCTCCACGTGCCGCGGCGCCACCTCGGGCCACAGTTCCAACACCATGGTGCCTTCGCTGGTTTGAATGACCGCCAATTCCTCCGCCATGTTTGCCTCCCGGTTCTGGGTTGTTGGTTCTGGGTCGTACCGACCGCACCCGGCCGCGCTCACGGGGCCTGCGAGGCGGGGACGATCCGGATCGTCTTCACAGTGACACGGTTCAACGGGCGGTCCTGGGCGTCGGTGGGCGTGTTGGCGATGCGGTCCAGGACCTCCTCACCCTTGATCAACCGGCCAAAGGCCGTGTACCGGCCATCCAGGTGGGGAGCATCACCGTGGCAGATGAAGAACTGGCTGCCGGCCGAGTCGGGATCGCTTCGCCGCGCCATGGAAACCACGCCGCGCTCGTGCTTGCGGGAATTGAACTCGGCCTTGATGGTATAGCCGGGGCCGCCCGTGCCCCACCGCGCTTTCTGAGACTCGTCCTTTGTCAGCGGGTCACCCCCCTGGATCATGAAACCCTTGATCACCCGGTGAAAACAGGTGCCGTCATAGAAACCCTGCCGGGCCAGTTTCTTGAAATTCTCGACCGTGCGGGGCGCCACATCCGGCCAGAACTCCAGAACCATGGTCCCCTCGCTGGTCTCGATCACCGCCACCTCGGACTCGGCGGC
Above is a genomic segment from Limisphaera ngatamarikiensis containing:
- a CDS encoding NUDIX hydrolase, producing the protein MIRPWTRLQSIPLGDFKVFRLRKDLKRSPRTGRTHEFYVMDSVDWVNVVALTPDRQVVLVEQYRHGTDSVELEIPGGLMDPGETDPVQTAVRELREETGYTGVRARLIGEVLPNPAIQSNRTYTVLVEDCRCTHPVQFDQGEDIVTRLMPMDELPRLVASGRIRHCVVVAALYHFDLWQRGLKPTAADPVRSDAQGPDRCTPTSSSEGGFGEG
- a CDS encoding peptidylprolyl isomerase, producing MAEELAVIQTSEGTMVLELWPEVAPRHVENFKKLAREGFYDGTCFHRVIAGFVIQGGDPLTRDESQKARWGTGGPAYRVPAEFNDRPHVRGVLSMARAQDPDSAGSQFFICHGDARFLDGKYTAFGRLVEGEDVLDRIARTPTDERDCPIRRIHVESIRIVPAEAR
- a CDS encoding peptidylprolyl isomerase yields the protein MRLASCLHEIRGVSCLVLMAGLLVQGTALGQAGAAASLTPTNQPAGGASAKGAAESEVAVIETSEGTMVLEFWPDVAPRTVENFKKLARQGFYDGTCFHRVIKGFMIQGGDPLTKDESQKARWGTGGPGYTIKAEFNSRKHERGVVSMARRSDPDSAGSQFFICHGDAPHLDGRYTAFGRLIKGEEVLDRIANTPTDAQDRPLNRVTVKTIRIVPASQAP